Proteins encoded within one genomic window of Mycolicibacterium aubagnense:
- a CDS encoding TetR/AcrR family transcriptional regulator, producing the protein MDTASSRVAGRLTGARAQKFAARRQALAVQATGGLAELGFARASMRELAQHCEISLGILHYYFDDKDDLVVCCVRQYKDQFIDRYNSIVIEGGSGPELKTRISGALSNSLRESAVMHRLWYDLRTQALFDDRFALSIDEIDDSLAALTWKAVTAYARLTGKSVIVAPAIVYATADGLFHRALRDLITGDTEAPERLAREIDSALDDFVGLTS; encoded by the coding sequence GTGGATACCGCTTCGAGCCGCGTTGCAGGCCGACTGACGGGTGCGCGCGCGCAAAAGTTCGCTGCGCGTCGTCAGGCGTTGGCCGTCCAAGCCACCGGGGGGCTTGCTGAATTGGGCTTCGCCCGAGCCAGCATGCGCGAGCTTGCCCAACATTGCGAGATATCACTCGGCATTCTGCACTACTACTTCGACGACAAAGACGACCTCGTCGTGTGCTGCGTGCGGCAGTACAAGGACCAGTTCATCGACCGCTACAACTCGATCGTCATCGAGGGTGGTTCCGGACCGGAACTCAAGACCCGCATCAGTGGTGCGCTGAGCAACTCGCTGCGCGAGTCGGCTGTGATGCACCGACTCTGGTACGACCTGCGCACTCAAGCGCTCTTCGACGATCGTTTCGCCTTGAGCATCGACGAAATCGACGACAGCCTTGCGGCGCTCACCTGGAAGGCCGTCACCGCCTATGCGCGGCTGACAGGCAAGTCCGTCATCGTGGCGCCCGCCATCGTCTATGCGACGGCCGACGGCCTGTTCCACCGCGCGCTACGCGACCTGATCACCGGCGACACTGAGGCACCGGAGCGGCTGGCGCGCGAAATCGATTCGGCGCTGGACGATTTCGTCGGGCTGACCTCCTAG
- a CDS encoding SCO6745 family protein, whose product MARTPTLARRFFERFEPVHAITYFSPESRAAAQELGYRSFWNGYFVTRSAPLGPVSPRVVEAIFYNFASHRVAKSLAGVWDIATPEQALAARQAGAVAALNRYGLTADENLRSAADLLGRVARCAAVDGRPLFAALSAVPWPDEPVAALWHAATLLREQRGDAHVAALVAAGITGRESNVLHVAAGRTTKEKVVATRDYDEGEWAAVTAQLADRGLLTADGSLSAEGRALKDDIEFRTDAAALPTLDVLSDAEVETLFQALTPLARMVVAGGDLPAITPMALQHSDLDTAGANLG is encoded by the coding sequence GCCCGCACACCTACCTTGGCCCGCCGGTTTTTCGAGCGATTCGAACCCGTGCACGCGATCACCTACTTCTCGCCCGAATCACGCGCCGCCGCGCAGGAGCTGGGTTACCGCAGCTTCTGGAACGGCTACTTCGTCACCCGGTCAGCGCCCCTGGGACCGGTATCTCCACGAGTCGTCGAGGCGATCTTCTACAACTTCGCCTCACACCGGGTGGCCAAGTCACTGGCCGGCGTATGGGACATCGCCACCCCGGAACAGGCGCTCGCGGCCCGGCAAGCCGGCGCTGTCGCCGCCTTGAACCGGTACGGCCTCACCGCCGATGAAAACCTGCGCTCCGCCGCTGACTTGCTGGGACGGGTCGCACGCTGCGCGGCCGTCGACGGCCGGCCGCTATTCGCCGCCCTGTCGGCGGTGCCCTGGCCCGACGAGCCGGTGGCTGCGCTGTGGCACGCGGCAACCCTGCTGCGGGAACAACGCGGCGACGCCCATGTTGCCGCTCTCGTGGCGGCCGGCATCACCGGTCGCGAATCGAATGTGCTGCATGTTGCGGCGGGCCGGACCACCAAGGAGAAGGTCGTCGCCACCCGCGATTACGACGAGGGCGAGTGGGCGGCGGTCACCGCGCAGTTGGCTGATCGCGGGTTGCTGACCGCGGATGGCTCGCTCAGCGCGGAAGGCCGCGCCCTCAAGGACGACATCGAGTTCCGCACCGATGCCGCCGCCCTCCCCACGCTCGATGTGCTCAGCGACGCCGAGGTCGAGACCCTGTTCCAGGCGCTCACGCCGCTCGCCCGGATGGTGGTCGCCGGTGGCGACCTACCGGCGATCACCCCGATGGCGCTGCAGCACAGCGATCTCGACACTGCCGGCGCGAACCTCGGCTAA
- a CDS encoding ABC transporter permease, which yields MTTREAPVAAVTPVAPDTEPAVPHWRSRVHARRWEMVRWLSPLVVLLVWQAGSAWGLIDPEILPAPQTIAEAGIELIGNGQLAEALRISGIRAAEGLLLGGIIGAALGALVGFSKWADAAVDPTMQMIRALPHLGLIPLFIVWFGIGELPKVLMVALGAAFPLYLNTSSAIRQVDPKLFETAAVLGFSPLQRLRTVVIPSAAPQILVGLRQSLAISWLTLIVAEQINADSGIGYLINNARDFLRIDVIIFGLVVYALLGIITDALVRILERRALRYRV from the coding sequence ATGACCACCCGCGAGGCCCCGGTGGCCGCGGTAACGCCGGTGGCCCCCGACACCGAACCTGCTGTGCCGCACTGGCGCAGCAGGGTTCACGCGCGGCGCTGGGAAATGGTCCGTTGGCTGTCCCCGCTGGTGGTCCTGCTGGTCTGGCAGGCCGGCAGCGCCTGGGGCCTCATCGATCCCGAGATCCTGCCGGCACCGCAGACCATCGCGGAGGCCGGGATCGAACTGATCGGGAACGGTCAGCTCGCCGAAGCACTGCGCATTTCCGGAATCCGTGCGGCCGAGGGCCTGCTCCTCGGCGGAATCATCGGCGCCGCGCTGGGCGCCCTCGTGGGCTTCTCGAAATGGGCGGACGCTGCCGTGGATCCGACGATGCAGATGATCCGCGCCCTACCCCACCTCGGGCTGATTCCGCTCTTCATCGTCTGGTTCGGTATCGGTGAATTACCCAAGGTGCTCATGGTGGCATTGGGGGCGGCATTCCCGCTCTACCTCAATACCTCGTCGGCGATCCGCCAGGTCGATCCGAAGTTGTTCGAAACAGCTGCGGTACTCGGGTTCTCGCCATTGCAGCGGCTGCGCACCGTCGTCATCCCGAGCGCGGCTCCGCAGATTCTCGTCGGGCTGCGGCAATCCTTGGCCATCTCGTGGCTCACGCTGATCGTGGCCGAGCAGATCAACGCCGACTCCGGTATCGGTTACCTCATCAACAACGCGCGCGACTTCTTGCGTATCGACGTGATCATCTTCGGGCTCGTCGTCTATGCGCTGCTCGGCATCATCACCGACGCGCTGGTGCGGATCCTGGAGCGCCGTGCCTTGCGCTACCGAGTCTGA
- a CDS encoding DinB family protein: MDRPVPPMNADERTTLESWLDFYRATLAAKCDRLSDEQLRTASVPPSELTLLGLLQHVAEVERSWFRRVMAGEQALPIYGPRDHPEGHDGGFELSPLSSHRAAMDVWQNEIDQARANCASRALDDTSPFMGSEVSLRWIYTHMIAEYARHCGHADLIRERIDGSVGV, encoded by the coding sequence ATGGACCGGCCAGTGCCGCCGATGAATGCAGACGAACGAACGACCCTGGAGAGTTGGCTCGACTTCTATCGCGCCACGCTGGCCGCCAAATGCGACCGGCTCAGTGATGAGCAGTTGCGCACCGCGTCGGTGCCACCATCCGAGCTGACCTTGCTCGGCTTGCTCCAGCACGTGGCAGAGGTGGAACGGAGTTGGTTTCGGCGAGTGATGGCCGGCGAACAGGCGTTGCCGATCTACGGGCCGCGAGACCATCCCGAGGGCCACGACGGGGGATTCGAATTATCTCCGCTGTCGTCGCACCGAGCCGCAATGGACGTCTGGCAGAACGAGATCGACCAGGCACGCGCCAACTGCGCCAGTCGTGCGCTCGATGACACGAGCCCGTTCATGGGCAGTGAAGTCAGCCTGCGGTGGATCTACACCCACATGATTGCGGAATATGCCCGGCATTGCGGACACGCGGACCTGATCCGTGAACGCATCGACGGGTCTGTCGGCGTCTGA
- a CDS encoding LLM class flavin-dependent oxidoreductase — protein sequence MSAKFFWFLPTNGDSRSIVGASHASSHHTVPAGYRKPSLRYLAEIARAADRLGFEGVLTPTGTWCEDAWLTSAALLEQTERLKFLVAFRPGLVPPTLAAQQAATFQRFSEGRLLLNIVSGGDDAEQRRFGDWLSHDQRYERTGEFLEIVREVWRGEPVDYRGRHYSVTDARVSEPPNPLPQLYFGGSSPAALPIAAEHVDVYLTWGEPPAAAAAKIAQVRELAKARGRTLRFGIRLHTITRDTSAAAWAVANSLLAELTPEQIAKATALHANSESEGQRRMTALHGGRLDHLEVYPNLWAGVGLVRGGAGTALVGSHEEVAALISEYHDLGFDEFILSGYPHLEEAYWFAEGVLPLLRKRGALAA from the coding sequence TTGTCCGCCAAGTTCTTCTGGTTCCTGCCCACCAATGGCGACAGTCGCTCGATCGTCGGCGCGTCGCACGCATCGTCGCACCACACGGTTCCGGCGGGATACCGCAAGCCCAGCCTCCGCTATCTGGCGGAAATCGCCCGAGCGGCTGACCGTCTCGGCTTCGAGGGAGTACTGACGCCGACCGGGACGTGGTGTGAGGACGCCTGGCTGACGTCAGCAGCGCTGCTCGAACAGACCGAACGCCTCAAGTTCTTGGTCGCGTTCCGGCCCGGCTTGGTCCCGCCCACGCTGGCCGCGCAGCAGGCGGCGACGTTCCAGCGATTCTCGGAGGGACGCCTGCTGCTCAACATCGTCAGCGGCGGCGACGACGCCGAGCAGCGCCGGTTCGGCGACTGGCTCAGCCACGACCAGCGCTACGAACGCACCGGTGAGTTCCTCGAGATCGTGCGCGAGGTCTGGCGCGGCGAGCCCGTGGACTACCGGGGCAGGCACTACTCCGTCACCGACGCCCGCGTGTCCGAGCCGCCGAATCCGTTGCCGCAGCTGTATTTCGGCGGCTCGTCGCCCGCCGCGCTGCCCATCGCCGCCGAGCACGTCGACGTCTATTTGACGTGGGGCGAGCCACCGGCTGCGGCAGCGGCCAAGATCGCGCAGGTGCGCGAACTCGCCAAAGCCCGCGGTCGCACCCTGCGATTCGGCATCCGGCTGCACACCATCACCCGCGACACCTCGGCAGCCGCCTGGGCGGTGGCCAATTCCCTCCTCGCGGAGTTGACGCCGGAACAGATCGCGAAAGCCACTGCCCTGCACGCCAACTCGGAGTCAGAAGGACAGCGACGCATGACGGCGCTGCACGGCGGACGGCTCGACCACCTCGAGGTCTACCCGAACCTCTGGGCGGGCGTCGGTCTGGTACGCGGCGGCGCCGGCACCGCGCTGGTCGGTAGCCATGAAGAGGTGGCCGCCTTGATCTCCGAGTACCACGATCTCGGATTCGACGAGTTCATCCTCTCGGGCTACCCGCACCTCGAGGAGGCCTACTGGTTCGCCGAAGGGGTGCTGCCGCTGCTGCGCAAGCGCGGCGCCCTGGCTGCTTAG
- a CDS encoding ABC transporter ATP-binding protein, which translates to MTALYEVPVERHATSGPPTAELRSVSKWYGANRVLDDVTLRVKRGEIVALVGRSGSGKSTILRVLSGLAGDFQGEREVQGAPAVAFQEPRLFPWRSVRDNVRYGLTRAKLSRAESLSRADQALAEVGLADKAQSWPLTLSGGQAQRVSLARALVAEPQLLLLDEPFGALDALTRLSMHRLLLNLWRQHSFGVLLVTHDVDEAIALADTIVVLEHGRVAHTLSIENPRQPHGLRDRHTDDYRTELLTRLGV; encoded by the coding sequence ATGACAGCACTTTACGAAGTACCCGTGGAAAGGCACGCGACATCAGGACCGCCCACAGCGGAGTTGCGTTCGGTATCCAAGTGGTACGGCGCCAATCGGGTGCTCGATGACGTCACCCTTCGGGTGAAGCGTGGCGAGATCGTCGCGCTCGTCGGGCGCAGCGGTTCGGGCAAATCGACGATACTGCGCGTGCTTTCGGGCTTGGCCGGTGATTTCCAGGGTGAGCGCGAGGTACAGGGCGCGCCGGCCGTCGCCTTCCAGGAGCCCCGGCTGTTCCCGTGGCGATCCGTTCGCGACAACGTCCGCTACGGCCTGACTCGCGCCAAATTGTCCCGCGCCGAATCGCTTTCCCGCGCGGATCAGGCCTTGGCTGAGGTAGGCCTGGCCGACAAGGCGCAGTCCTGGCCGCTGACCCTGTCAGGCGGTCAGGCGCAACGGGTCTCACTGGCCCGCGCGCTGGTGGCGGAGCCGCAACTGCTGCTGCTCGACGAGCCGTTCGGGGCGCTCGACGCGCTGACCCGGCTCTCCATGCACCGCCTCCTGCTGAACCTCTGGCGCCAGCACAGTTTCGGCGTACTGCTGGTAACGCACGACGTCGACGAGGCCATCGCGCTGGCCGACACCATCGTCGTACTCGAGCACGGGCGGGTGGCGCACACCCTGTCGATCGAAAACCCCCGCCAACCGCATGGTCTGCGCGACCGACACACCGACGACTACCGCACCGAGCTGCTGACGCGACTCGGGGTCTGA
- a CDS encoding ABC transporter substrate-binding protein, which produces MTHSRVARLLSILAAGALLTACVSNRDAKNEVAVPQTVPASDLTGLTLQVGDQKGGTESLLRAAGELDNVPYKVQFSTFTSGPPQVEAATAGKIDFAVTGNTPPVFGAAAGAKIRVVSAYSNEAGGDQILIPADSPAHSVADLRGKKVVVGKGSSAHGHLLLQLQKAGLTIKDVQLVFLQPADAFTALSQGQADAWAIWDPYTALAQNQLKVRTLVTAQGVTNGYGFGIASVTALQDAKRNTALADLVQRIARASRWAKDHPDEWYQKYAAAIGIDPQVARVAQSRSLRLAIPITDEVVASEQQLADAFAQSGQLGHKPSFSQLVDNRFNDVLSPFWNTAK; this is translated from the coding sequence GTGACGCACTCACGGGTAGCCCGGCTGCTATCCATTCTCGCCGCCGGCGCACTGCTCACCGCCTGTGTATCCAACCGAGACGCCAAGAACGAAGTGGCTGTGCCCCAAACGGTTCCGGCATCGGATCTGACCGGCCTGACGCTCCAGGTCGGCGACCAGAAGGGCGGCACCGAGTCCTTGCTCCGGGCGGCCGGGGAACTCGACAACGTGCCCTACAAGGTGCAGTTCTCGACCTTCACCTCCGGACCGCCGCAGGTCGAAGCGGCCACCGCAGGCAAGATCGACTTCGCCGTCACTGGCAACACGCCGCCGGTCTTTGGAGCCGCGGCCGGTGCGAAAATCCGTGTCGTATCCGCATATTCGAACGAGGCGGGCGGCGACCAGATCCTCATCCCCGCCGATTCGCCCGCCCATTCGGTGGCCGACCTCCGCGGCAAGAAGGTCGTCGTCGGTAAGGGCAGCTCGGCGCACGGCCATCTGCTGCTCCAGCTACAGAAGGCCGGGCTGACGATCAAGGACGTTCAGCTGGTGTTCCTCCAGCCGGCCGACGCCTTCACCGCGCTGAGTCAGGGGCAGGCCGATGCGTGGGCTATCTGGGATCCGTACACGGCCCTCGCGCAGAACCAGCTCAAGGTGCGCACGCTGGTCACCGCCCAAGGCGTCACCAACGGCTACGGATTCGGCATCGCCTCGGTCACCGCCCTCCAGGACGCCAAGCGCAACACCGCGCTGGCCGACCTCGTTCAGCGCATTGCCCGTGCTTCCCGCTGGGCCAAGGACCATCCTGACGAGTGGTACCAGAAGTACGCTGCCGCAATCGGAATCGATCCGCAGGTTGCCCGGGTGGCCCAGTCACGAAGCCTGCGATTGGCCATTCCCATCACCGACGAGGTGGTCGCCTCCGAGCAGCAACTCGCCGATGCGTTCGCACAATCCGGACAGCTCGGGCACAAACCCAGCTTCTCGCAATTAGTAGACAACCGGTTCAACGACGTGTTGTCGCCGTTCTGGAACACCGCCAAATAG